CTCCAGCTGAGGTTTCGATACTCGACTTAACTGGGTTTAGAGGCAGAGTCTCATATGATATTCCTTGGATGACCCAGTCAATCTTAACAATGACATACTAGAAACAGGATATAAACCAAGTTGAGTACACAAATATCAACTAAAAGTGCCAAAGGAAAATCATCATTAGTGAGAATCAAACCCCAACTCCATTCAACAATATTCCGAAACCAACATGGTAGATATACGTATGCATATTCAAGTAACAAAATTGGGAATTTAGTCATTAGCTGTTGCCAATTGCAAGGACAGCAGCTCATCCTCAGGAATGGTCCTGATGTGACAATCCGACTGTGGGTACGCCACACATAAAAGCGCATAGCCGCGCTCCACCACATCATCACTGAGCATACCTTCACTCTGATCTACCGAGCCGCTCAATAACCGTGCCGGGCAAGTCATGCATACACCGAGCTTGCAGTCATGTGGCACGGACATGCCCGAGTCAATTGCCTTGGCTAGAATGGTCTCGTCGGGATCCACCTCCAGTTCGGTGGCCTGACCCTCGTGCTCGATGACCACTTTGTACGACCTGACAATAGCCGATAAGAACCGGCACGAACCGGGGCGTGTCCTTGGGTTGAGCTGGAATGCAGTAGAGAGTTTGGTAGGGTGGTTTTGTCTGAGCAGAGTAAAGGTGGGAGGGGGAATGAAGTGAAGAGTTGCCATGTTTTTGCAAGTCCCAGGGGGAACTGAGTGCGTGCTTTTTTGTGGGTACTGAGGACGTGTGTGGTGCTTACAAGTTACAAGGATAAGGTTTGGTTGTCTTCGATGGGTATATGTTGTCCAAATTACTATACGTTCTCGTAATAACACgaagaaatataaattttcactTTTACTCGCATAcgattaaaataactctttgcAATTATCATCACTGTGGTTAATCCTTTGAAATATAATccttaaattatcatttttttgagtttataacCCCTTAAATTAGTTCGGAGGTATTTCTTGCAAttgaactctatttttttttttgagttttgccGCACAATCTccaccacactccacatttcacatttttttaaatttttttattttttaatatttttttaatattttcttttgagtttatttttttaaaaattattttaaattttctatttattaatcatataataaatatttaataaaagaaaaaaataataaaaattaaaaaaaaatatggagtgtggagtgttaggaggttgtgaagattatttgaaaggaaaatactctagccataaaggaattatataaaagcaatcctacaaattgatgtgacttgatgtgatttgtcatattataaagttatttttattgtaaaatagattatgaacccatgtcagtttgtgagattacttttgtgtaattcatttgtAGATGTAGTAGTACTCTATCCAAAATTGTACCATTGATATTTTCACAGCCCTAAATTATTAAAgaattttcataaaaacaaaaaacggTAACACATAATCACATAGATGTCAAGAATTTAAACCAACTTAGTAATTGGCATTATTCTATCCTCAAATTAGTATATAGAGCACATCATAcatatcacttaaatagtaagatttgatttgtaaaatttaaaatttatctttcaaatcaaattatataatgtaAGCATTTTATTAGGTTTGTTCTACacattaatttagaataaatttttttaaaaataaatataataatccgtgtaaatagaatattttttttgtctcttgACTATGAAAAGTCACTTTAATTGTTGTAGTGACTCAAGGtgtgtttggttaccaaacttacctcaactcacctcaactcatctcaactcatcat
Above is a genomic segment from Juglans microcarpa x Juglans regia isolate MS1-56 chromosome 1D, Jm3101_v1.0, whole genome shotgun sequence containing:
- the LOC121255747 gene encoding ferredoxin C 1, chloroplastic, with product MATLHFIPPPTFTLLRQNHPTKLSTAFQLNPRTRPGSCRFLSAIVRSYKVVIEHEGQATELEVDPDETILAKAIDSGMSVPHDCKLGVCMTCPARLLSGSVDQSEGMLSDDVVERGYALLCVAYPQSDCHIRTIPEDELLSLQLATAND